In the Thermomicrobiales bacterium genome, GGATGTCGATGACTGCCTTCTTGCCGACCCCAAGCTTCCTCGGCGCGTCACCGGAGAGGATGACATCGAGCGATTCGGACGGGTCTGGAGCGGGGGTGGGGAGCGTGGCCGGCAGCTCGTCATCGATGCCCATCGCCGGGCCGAGGTCGGGCGCGATGGCGGCAGCCTCGGCAATATACGCCTCGAAACGCCCGGCGACCTGACCTTCCCAGCCGACCATCTCGCCGATCGCCGTGACCCGCCGGGCCGAGCGAAGCTGGATGATCCGCAGCGCCGATGGCTGGCGCGCCTCGGTGGGCGGGATGATGGTGGACTCCGGCTGCCCGGGTGGCGCTTCGATGCTGCGGTCGTCTTCATGCAGATCGAGCGCGATCGTCGCTGGCTGCGGGCCAGACCCGACCACCCGCCAGCGGAAGGCCGCAAGCTCGCGAGGGCGAAAGGCATAGAGCGCGCCTGCTTCCGGCCGGCGCAGGATTACCCAGTCTGGTGGATGCTCGGCAGCCTCAAGCTCGTCGACGATCTCATCGAGCGTCTGGCTGGCTTCGAAGAAGCGGAACGTCGCGCCGACGTGCCACTCGATCCGCATCTCACGCTCCTTCGCTTGCTCAGGCCGGCGGGGTCAGTGTCGTGAAGATGTCCGCAACCTGCTCTACTGCCGTCCCGCCGCTGACGGTGACGCGGTAGACATCCGGTGGCAGCGGATCGAAGGTTGCCTCCTGCCAGGTGTCGCCGGCCGGCGCGAGCGTCTTGCGAACGACCACAGCGCCGGTGGTCGTGCTGGAGATGGTTGCATCGATGGCAGTGCCATCGACGCTTGGCCGAACGCGGACGGGGATCGTGTCGTCGGTCCAGTAGATATCGTCGAGATCGAGCGAGAGGGTGATATTGACGACGGCGGGGGCGAGGTATTCGCCGAGCGGATCGTAGAGGCCGAAGATGGCGCCCTTGAGGTGCGTCAGGCCGGCGTCGGCGTTCTGCAATGAGGCGTGCCGGTCGGCAGCGTACATCCCGCGGGCAGACCCCTCCAGCTCGATTGGCGTCGCCGAGGCGCGCGGCACGGTGCCATCGCCGAGATCGTCGTGGACGCTGCCATCGGCGTAGGTGTATTCGCGCAGCAGCTCCACCCGGCCATCCGTCAGCCGGCCGGACTGGTTCGTCGGCTGCTCGATGCCGACGATCGGGAAGATCTTGTAGCCGCGCTGGCGGTATTCGTCGTCCTGCTGGTTGCGCGTCACCGCGTCGCGGATTTCGTGGTGGAAGGCGAGCGCAGCGGCGGCGCGGCCGGGGTCGACGTTCGGGATGCCGGTGGTCTCGCCGATCCGCACCCACGGGCTGCCCGGGCCGGCCGCATAGCAGCGGTAGGTCGGCAGCAGCTGGTATGTTGAGGTGAAGGAGCGCACCGTCTCGGACAGGTCGAGTAGTTGTCGCGGGCCTTTGTAGCAGCCGTTGGCCAGCGTGTCGAGCGAGTTGACCGAGCCGCGGTAGGGCGTGCCGAAGGTCAGCAGCGCCCGCGTGTCGCGCCAGCCCTCCATGCATTCGAGGTAGTAGCGCGCGACGAGCCCGCCCATCGAGTGGCCGACGATGATCAGCTTTGCGTCGGGGTTGTTGGTGTCCTGCCTCCATCGACGCAGGAGGCCTTCGCCCAGCTCGGTCTGCAGCCGCTTCGCCGCCAGTCGGTTGTCGAGCCGCCAGTCGTAGGGGAATTCGACGAAGTTGACGCCGGGGCTGACCTCGAAAACCGCCTGGATCGTGTCACTGGCCTTGCGGTAACCGTCGATCTTCCACAGGCCGGGGATGATGTGGACATCGGGCATCAGCCGCTTCGGGGTGATGCCATCCTGTGGGTCCAGGCCATCGCTGCCGGCCGGCAGGCGCAGCTCCTGGAGGCTGTCGCCCCGGCTGAAGAGCGCAGACAGCACCGCGCCGGTCGAGACGTCCCAGACGTCCTTGCCGCCCTTCCGCAGCGCGCTGCCCATGATCCCGGGGATGAGGACGATGACATCAGGCATCGGTATGCGAGACATGGTTGCCTCCTGATGCGTGGTGCGAAGACGTATAGCTTCATCATAGGGAGAGTCAGGTCGATGTCAATGATTTCTCACACGCGCCACTTTGCGCAGCCGAACAGGCAGACGCGCGTTACTCCGGGTGATCCAGCTCGTACAGCGCCACCTGGTTGCCGTGGTAGATCGTCTGTCCTGCGTTTCGCATGCCGGCCTTCTCCAGCACGCGGCACGAGGCGGCGTTCGCCGGGATAGTCACCGCGACGATGCGATCCAGCCCGAGGGCGCCGAACCCGTGCCGCAGCAGTCCGATGGTCAGCTCGGTCGCGTACCCCCGGCCCCAGACGGACCGCGCGAAGTAGTAGCCGACCTGGACCGGGTTGTCGTCGCCGATCGCCGCGTGGTCGAGCACCGCGCCGCCGACTGTCTGCCCCGTCTCTGTCTCGATCGCCGCCCAGAAGCCCAGCCCGCTGGATGGATCGTGGCGGGCGATACGCGCGTCCAGCCAGGCGCGGGCTTCGTCGCGGGTGGCGCAGGACATGTGGTCGGGCAGGTAGCGTGTGACGTCGGGGTCGCGGTTCATCGCGTAGACGGCGTCGAGGTCGCCGGCCTGCCATGGGCGGACGACGAGGCGGTCGGTGCGGAAGATCTCGGTCACGGCGGCGCCCCTTCAACGAGCGACAGTGGAGATGGCAACCACCGTTATACTGGCTTGGCGCGGTATTGGACAGCGGTGAGGAGGAGAGTATGAAGATCGGGATCATGCTGCTCTCGGGCGGGTCGCCGGCCGAGATCGGGGCGCAGGTCGCCGACGCCGAGCGGCGCGGATTCTCCAGCGCCTGGCTGGCGAATATCCGCGGGGTGGATGCGCTGACTGCGCTGGCGGTGGCCGGCGCGCAGACGGAGCGGATCGAGCTCGGCACGTTTATCGTCCCGACCTTTCCACGCCATCCGACGGCAATGGCGCAGCAGGCGCTGACCGTTCAGGCGGCGACGGGCAACCGGCTGGCGCTCGGCATCGGCCTCAGCCATCGGGTGTCGATGGAGCAGGGGCTAGGCTTCGACTGGAGCCACCCGATCCGGCACACCCGCGAGTACCTGGCGACGCTCATCCCGTTGCTGGCGCAGGAGCTGGTGAGCTTCGAGGGCGAGGAGTACACCGTCCGCGGCTTCCAGCTGGCAATCCCCGGCGCGACGCCGCCGCCGGTGCTGGTCGCCGCGCTTGGCCCGCAGATGTTGCGTCTGACCGGCGCGATGGCCGACGGCACGGCGATCTGGCTGGGCGGGGCGCGGTACATCGCCGAGACGGCGACGCCGACGATCCGCGAGGCTGCCGCGCGGGCTGGCCGGCCGGAACCGCGCGTCGTCGCCGGACTGCCGATCTGTGTCACCGACAACGCCGGGAAAGTTCGCGACAAGATGGCCCAGGCGTTCTCGCGCTATGGCGAGCTGCCGTCGTATCGCGCGATCCTCGACCGCGAGGGCGCCGCGGGGCCGGCCGACGTCGCGATCGTTGGCGACGAGGCGGAGGTCCGCGCCGGGCTGGCTGACCTTGCCGCGGCCGGCGTCACCGACTTCGCCGCCTCCCTCTTCGTCCCCCGTGGCGAGGACATCGAACGCACGATGGCGGCGTTGCTGGGGTGAGGGGTGAGCCATTCCCAATTCCCAACCCCTTAGGGGTCAGGAAATTAGGAATTTGGGAATGACCGTCGCGGCAGACCGGCAGCCACCCGGCATGGTTTGTCATCCTGAGGCGCGCACGCCGAAGGATCTCTCCTGCGTTCGGACGTGTATCGAGCGTGGTGGGAGATGCTTCGCTGAGGCTCAGCATGACAAAGGGTGGGGTCGGCAGCCACCCGGCATGCCTTGTCATCCTGAGGCCGCAGCCGAAGGATCTCTCCTGCGTTCGGACTGTGATCTGGCGTGGAGGGAGATGCTTCGCTGAGGCTCAGCATGACAAAGGGCGGGGTCGGCTGCCACCCGGCTGGCTTGTCATCCTGAGGCGCGCACGCCGAAGGATCTCTCCTGCGTTCGAACGTGGCATCCGGCGTGGGGGAGATGCTTCGCTGAGGCTCAGCATGACAAAGGGCGGGGTCGGCTGCCACCCGGCTGGTTTGTCATCCTGAGCGCGCACGCGAAGGATCTCTCCTGCGTTCGAGTGGCATCCAGCGTAGGGAGATGCTTCGCTGAGGCTCAGCATGACAAAGGGCGGGGTCGGCAGCCACCCGGCTGGTTTGTCATCCTGAGGCCGCAGCCGAAGGATCTCTCCTGCGTTCGAACGTGACTGGCGTGGAGGAGATGCTTCGCTGAGGCTCAGCATGACAAAGGGCGGACCGGCAGCCACCCCGTATGGCTTGTCATCCTGAGCGCGCACGCGAAGGATCTCTCCTGCGTTGGACTGTCACATGCCTGTGGGAGATCCTTCACTGCCGGGCGCCCTCTGGGCGGAGGAAGACAGGACAAAAGGCAGGCTGCCAGACCCGACAGTCTTTGGTCGCAGCGTGCTCAGGACGATTCCCAAATTCCCAAATTCCTGACCCCTAAGGGGTTGGGAATTAGGAATCCGGACGGCGTTTGACGAAGATGTCTCAATCATCGTACCATCGCCACAAACACGAGCAACATTTACGCGATCCAGCGATCCAGCGGAGGGCATCAGCGGCGATGAACGTCGAGACGATCCTGTCCCAAATTGAGCTTGGGGCAATGGCACTGCCCGAGTTTCAACGCGGCTACGTCTGGAACAGAGATCAGGTGCGCGGGCTGATGGACTCGCTCTACCGGCAACACCCGGTCGGCGGTCTGCTTGTCTGGGTAACGAAGACGGAGCACGCGTCTGCCCGCGGTGATGGTCCGCTCTCGGCCGGCACCGTCGAGCTCCTGCTCGATGGCCAACAGCGGATTACGTCCCTCTACGGGATCATCCGCGGTAATCCACCCCGCTTCTTCGAGGGCAACAAGCAGGCGTTCACCGATCTGTACTTCAACCTCGACGACCAGACGTTCGAGTTCTACGGCCCGGTCAAGATGCGCGACAATCCGGCCTGGATCAGTGTCACGCAGGTGATGCAGGAGGGTGCCGGCCCGACGATCCGTCGCCTTGCCCGGCTGCCAGATCTCGCCGACGATGTCGCGGATCTGTACTTCGAGCGCGTGAATCGAATCGACAACATCAAGCAGATCGACCTCCACATCGAGAAGGTCATCGGTGATGACAAGACGATCGACGTGGTGGTCGATATCTTCAACAAGGTCAACAGTGGCGGGACGAAGCTCTCGAAGGGCGACCTTGCGCTCGCCAAGATCTGCGCCGAGTGGCCCGAGGCGCGAAACGAGATGCGGACGAGACTGGACAAGTGGGAAGCGGCTGGCTTCTCCTTCCGGCTGGAGTGGCTGCTGCGGTGCGTCAATGCGATCGTCACCGGCGAGGCGATGTTCACGGCGCTGGCGAACGTCGGGCCCGCCGAGGTGAATCAGGGCCTGCGACAAGCCGAAGGCGCGATCGACGCGCTGCTGAACCTCGTGTCATCGCGACTGGGTATCGACCACGACCGTGTGCTCGGCAGCCGCTACTCGTTCCCGCTGCTGGCACGCTACCTCACCCAGCGGGGTGGCCGGCTGAGCGACTACCGCGAGCGCGACAAGCTGCTCTACTGGTACGTCCACACGTTCCTCTGGGGTCGCTACGCCGGGTCGACCGAGACTGCTCTGAATCAGGATCTCGCGTTGGTCGAGAATCTGGATGGCGGGCTGGATCGGCTGATCGAGCACTGCGCCGAAACCGTGGCGACCTGACGATTCACCCGAACGACTTCCTCGGCTGGAGTCGCGGCGCCAGGTTCTACCCGCTGCTGTATATGCTGACCCGCGTCTACCATGCGCGAGACTGGGAGACCGGCTTCGAGCTGTCCAACAATCTGCTTGGCCGGCTGAGCTCGCTGCAGATGCACCACATCTTCCCGAAGGCGCTGCTCTACAAGCACGGCTACGAGTTGGCGGAGGTCAACGCGCTGGCGAACTTCACCTTCCTGACGCAGGAGACGAACCTGCTTGTCTCGGACAAAGACCCGGCCGAGTACCTCCTGCGCTACGAGCAGCTACATCCCGGCGCTATCGCCTCGCACTGGATTCCGACGGATCCACGACTCTGGCGGGTCGAGAACTATCGCGAATTCCTGGCCGTCCGTCGGGAGCTTCTGGCGAACGCTGCCAATACGTTTCTCGACAGTCTGCTCTCGGGGGCGGCTGCTGATACTGCGTCCGTGCCATCGGTGCTCGACCACGGGCCGCTGTCGATCGCGGCGAACGTTCCGCTCGAAGACGAGGAACAACTGATCCTCGACACCGCGGAGTGGGTGACGCAGCAGGGCCTGCCGATGGGCGAGATGCTCTACGAGTTGGCGAATCCCGAGACGGGGGAACCGCTCGCTATCTTCGATCTCGCCTGGCCCCTTGGGTTGCAGGAGGGTCTGAGCCAGCCAGTTGCACTGCTGCTGAACGAGGCTGAGACGATGGAGCGGCTAGCCAACGACGCCGGCTTTCGCTACTTCACGTCGGCCGGCGCGTTCCGTGTCTACGTCCAGCGCGAGATCCTCGCCGAGGCGTTGGAGGACGTCGCCGACTGATGCCACCGAGGCCATTCCCAAATTCCCAACCCCTAAGGGATTGGGAAATTAGGAATCCCGCCGTCGCAGACCGGCAGCATCCCCTGCCTCCTGTCATTCACTGCCCGGAGGGCGCCCGCGCAGCCGAAGAATCTCCCCCAGCGCAGATGGTGATCGAACCCAGGGGAGATCCCTCGCTGAGACTCGGGATGACAAAGGCACGGGGTGGCTACCGGAACCAACTGCTTGTGGTAGCAGCGTGATCAGGGCGATTCCCAAATTCCTAAATTCCTGACCCCTAAGGGGTTGGGAATTAGGAATCCGGACGGCGCGTTCTCATCCGACATGCCATGGATCGACGCGGGGGGTGCGCTCTGCGGAGCGCGGACAGGCCGGGTCCTGTCCCTACGAACTACGAACCGGTATCCCCCGTCCCCCGTCCCTCGTCCCGCCTACCGTCCCAACGCCCGCCCGATGATGTC is a window encoding:
- a CDS encoding GNAT family N-acetyltransferase, encoding MTEIFRTDRLVVRPWQAGDLDAVYAMNRDPDVTRYLPDHMSCATRDEARAWLDARIARHDPSSGLGFWAAIETETGQTVGGAVLDHAAIGDDNPVQVGYYFARSVWGRGYATELTIGLLRHGFGALGLDRIVAVTIPANAASCRVLEKAGMRNAGQTIYHGNQVALYELDHPE
- a CDS encoding TIGR03564 family F420-dependent LLM class oxidoreductase; translated protein: MKIGIMLLSGGSPAEIGAQVADAERRGFSSAWLANIRGVDALTALAVAGAQTERIELGTFIVPTFPRHPTAMAQQALTVQAATGNRLALGIGLSHRVSMEQGLGFDWSHPIRHTREYLATLIPLLAQELVSFEGEEYTVRGFQLAIPGATPPPVLVAALGPQMLRLTGAMADGTAIWLGGARYIAETATPTIREAAARAGRPEPRVVAGLPICVTDNAGKVRDKMAQAFSRYGELPSYRAILDREGAAGPADVAIVGDEAEVRAGLADLAAAGVTDFAASLFVPRGEDIERTMAALLG
- a CDS encoding DUF262 domain-containing protein, whose product is MNVETILSQIELGAMALPEFQRGYVWNRDQVRGLMDSLYRQHPVGGLLVWVTKTEHASARGDGPLSAGTVELLLDGQQRITSLYGIIRGNPPRFFEGNKQAFTDLYFNLDDQTFEFYGPVKMRDNPAWISVTQVMQEGAGPTIRRLARLPDLADDVADLYFERVNRIDNIKQIDLHIEKVIGDDKTIDVVVDIFNKVNSGGTKLSKGDLALAKICAEWPEARNEMRTRLDKWEAAGFSFRLEWLLRCVNAIVTGEAMFTALANVGPAEVNQGLRQAEGAIDALLNLVSSRLGIDHDRVLGSRYSFPLLARYLTQRGGRLSDYRERDKLLYWYVHTFLWGRYAGSTETALNQDLALVENLDGGLDRLIEHCAETVAT